aatttaattggattcattaattaatttggctaattaataatgaagtaacaaatccaggcacatcattttgtatgacataaagaactgaagcatctaagtttctgtctttctaaaaaaatgtgtcagaacttatgccaacctacataatttcatacaaagattgataaattgggtgggaagcatacttcccacggccctagaaaggattaatcAACACAAGCAAGTGAAATGTGTAGCTGTTTTGAGTTACGAGTTTTAAAAGGTTCTAACtaaattgttttattctaaataatctcGAATGGAATTGGtaaaaatgagaaacattttGGTAACtatcacaaaaatgaatttattttaaaatttttgttgtgcGGAGTAAGCATTGACAAGTAAATGAATGAACTCGGATGtacaaataaatgcatataatacttaaaaatgtataatatttttattcattttgatgtaTTACCTTTTATAGTACGAGCGTTTAAAGGTCGTTTTCTTTCAGTTTAGTTATGCATAAgattgtgaatattgcattaaaatcttattatatttgttcaaaatcttatattttttgacTTGCAAACTAAAAGTTAATCAATCATAGAATCTCTATTCTctgtataaaaaaagttaagatacgtgactacaaaaaaaaaaaaaaaaaaaaaaaaaagatgctaatttaatttcttttttaactatgGTAACGCTAGTTGTAATTTCAACACCAAAATCTGTGATTTCCTCATTTGGCAAGACTTTATACGCGTAACCTGCTGTAGTATTCgttttgatataaaacaattttttaaaagggaaaaaaatgagatACGATGTGGAATTCACAAAATATCTTCAaaacatacgaaaaaaaaatactgagcggataaaattttgaataaaaggattcaaagacaattaattaaaagtcaatcAATTCAAAGAcaatcattttgaaacaaaacagtGAGGATTCATAGCAACGACAAAATACACAGTCAGCGAAGGGCGAATCGCGTTCGTAAATTGGTAAAATATCAAGGAACGTATATGACTAAGGACTTTTtactatacttatatatatatttttaaattttaaatttccaataatgTTTGTGAGTATGGAAATGTTTAACTATAAATGACACTGAAATTCACACCTACGTTTCTGCTTTAATGAACACAGCGTATTGTCTTAAAATGTGTATAAGAATTGCGAAAAGTAGAAATTAGAAATTGGATATGCTCAGCGGATTCAGATAGTTTAacgcaaaaaaataatattaattccataAGCATCTCCGGTATTCTATAGACTCTTAACAGAATCAAAACGCCAAAGTATCCACCAAACAGAATGTGTTCATTTAATGGCAGCGGAAGCTTGTTGTAAAGTTAAATACCCATTGTGTTTGAGATCGGAATTTTTATGctgaaaaatggcaaaataaaattatgaaaaggagTTTGCATAATACTTCATTTAATTGATAGGACTTTAATTGTCTGATTTCAAGACTGAAagctaaaacaattatttatatttaaacttacaAAGCAAACCAGGATTTCGAAATTTCGggcattaaaaatttctgaatccATAATTCtgaaacagatatttaaataatcgATCAGTTGTTACATCGCTTCATTATTTTTAGATCCCAcgccatatatttttttcagacacTTTTAACGTGTTATCTTGTACTTGAgcataataattacataaacttataatatttttattaaaatgatcctttcaattttatttgactGATTGGTTTAGTGAAAAAATTACAGTAACTATGCAAtgttttgtagaaatttattttattacttccattttttaaaattatttcgttatCTTCTAATCTACATCTGCAcgttaaaggaatttttatttaataatataaatagcttTATCTGTTCTTTAGAcgatgtaattattaaatatcatgtgTAATGTATTTCAATGAACACAGAATTAATGGATATCTAACCTTTTTTTACAGTGGTCTTTCTAATACCTGAATCTATGAGTGCTTGCTATTATGATCAATAATTTATCTACAATTTACCAGATATCActttagcaatttttataaaaatgaacataaatccCATCGTACGCTGGAATTTTATTGGTACTAGCTCACAATCCACGAGGGTCTATAATGACATGCCAAAGTGTTAAATGaccattatcattttttaaatatttttgattaaaataaccgtaataattttagaattcctATCTATCTTTCAATTTATGATCATCATAACTTAAACAGTTCACTGGGGAATAAACTTTTGTTCAACTCGTTTCACAACAGGGACAATGCCGAAAAATGCCATCATGCCCATTGCAGTAGTAGTTCGTGTATAACGAAATATTTAGTCATATACAGTTAACAATACagttaaacaatttatttacaaaaagagaGAATTAAAATGGAACTTACCGACGCATTCGTGAGCTTCATGTGCGGTGGCTCTTCCCCAGGGTCTATCGAAGTGGAACGGCTTGCACCTTTCGCAGTCCCTTCCTGCCGTGTTGTGCTTACAGTCGCAAACCAGCAAGCCATCCCTATCGTGGATGCAACGGGATGCATGTCCGTTACACTTGCAGCGGCCTCCCACAGCGAAATCGGACACTGCATAGAAATACGTCTGACCAAGAGTCTCGTTCTCATTGCCCGTCCACCCAACTAATCGGTTGAACACTACCTTGATGTCAGTGGCCGTCACCCAGTCCTGGAGAACGGGGCTGTTGTCGAAATCGTAAGCAGAAGGCCTGCCTTCCAGAGTGCTGAAGGCAATCCTGGCTCCTGTTATGGGTTCCACATTGGACTGAGCATCGGTGCAGAGAGCTTCTTGCTCATTCGCCTTGGTGATTACTGCTCGGTTTTGTCTTCCATACATCTTCCTGCATTGGCTCGAGTAAAACTGGAAGGGATGCCACGTCTTTCCATAGTCCATGCTCTTGTAGAGAGCCAGAGAATCAGGCTTCTGGTTGCAGAACTGCAGACTAATGTAAGTCAATTCGTACTTCTTCCCAAGAGACAAGGTGAGGGACACATTGTGCAAGGATTGAGAAAAGGGCTCAGACATCCAACAAGTGACATTGTTAGGATTGTTGAGATCCGTCAGATAAGGGGTAGGATGGGCCCTTTTTGGATTGCTGGCATCGCATATCTGGCAGTTACGGATAACTTCACCTTTATCGTCTGTCGATGTGGTACAGTATCGGGTAGGAGGGCTGCCACATTCGCTGGAGGCCTTCACTTCCTTACCGAAGGCAGCGTTGACAAAGTCAGGAATACAACGGCGGGGTTCAGACATTTCCTCATAGCAGGGATCAGGAGGTGGATTTGATTGGGCAGAGAACATTCCATGATAGCTGAGAAGGTGGGCTGAGGGGAAGCCGGACATGAATATTATCGCAAGCAAGAGGTTCAACATGATTAAATCAGTTTCAATTGCTTGAACCTCTATCCATTAAAAATCGACTGAAGTTTGACACCGGCAAAAATAAtgcttttgcaaaaaaatgatttttattctttcaaatagtAAATGCTGATTCAGTTAAATATCGgtcaaatattgatgaaattcaaTGTTAAGATATAAAAGTCATGTAATAGGAAATGTTTCAAATCACCACATCGATTTCAAAGTTTTGATcgttttaaaaagtcaaaatagGTTTATTTtcgaagagatttttttaataaatatcttgttTGGTCTTTTCTGCGTAGTACAATTACATTTTCAGCCAATAAAGTGAAAAGTGACTTTTAACTAAAACGAGTAAAAACTATCAATCATTTTAAGTGggctaatttaataatttaaagatttatttaaactatGGAGAAATGTTTGGTgaacgaattttttttccaaaaattttaaagtttaatgatGCATCAGTTATTTCAATTCAGGATTCAACTTTTTCAAAGTTCAGTTTTCTTATAAATGATGGGTAATTTTGGAGAAAAACAAAATTGACCGAGCGAAGAGAAAGTTTCTGACCTTTGCCGTTCTCCGAATTTCGTCAAAAAAAGTTTCGAAGTTTATCGAACAGGTCCGATAAATCGTGGGAAGCGGTATTTCAAACGATGCGTCCAGGATCTACGTTCGACAACTGCTGGCCTGCACTGTCGCGAGGACCCCTTTATGAAGTAGGGGTGGGGGTGTATCTCCCTGCTCGCACCGTCGCGATGAGGAGCGACCGGTGCGCCATCCCCCTTCCCCCCGATCGATCTACGACGCACGTGCGTCTGTGTTTTTATCTTACGAAATTTGCAAATTCAGACGATAATTCCACAGAACTCAAAACttgccccccccctccaaaaaaaccCCCCCGCTTGAATAGTgggaaaatttttatctaaagtataaTTTGGCCAgagctaaatttatttaataacagtttGAGAGCAGTTgtgtttcaatgaaaaaaaaatgatgtaaaattcgaAAGCTTTCTCAGTAATTATGATGTGAATTGAGAGAGTAAGTTTGAATCACTCTATAAATTTCAGATGTTCTTCTAAAAGAACAAGAGGCAAATTACTGGCGGGAAAAACGGAATTGGGAAGTTTATTCGCAAGATTATAGAGTATGGAATTTCTGAAACTgctaaattattagttatttacaaaaaaacgataaaattaaattttacttacgaTGATTCCTATTTAATGAGGACAGGGGCACTGAGAtctgtttttgtttctttatttataagaatttctgtTGTTCTACAAAGAAAAAGTTACTGCACAATCCACGCTATTCTCGAAGAAAATAATTGGTAATTTGCCTCAAAACTCATTTTCGAACAATTCCAATAATTTAGAGGATTCTTTACTAAAAATAGGACATTATATCGAACACAGCACAAAATCGTTCGCAGGttgataaattataaacaaaatcattctaaaaatgaatCGAATTTGAAAATATCACTTATAAAGGCCATATTAAAATACCGAACGTGAAAAAAAGAACAACAATATTCGAACCTTCAACGTTCAGAAGAGAGCTTGGAAGAGGATGGAGAGAATTGTCATATCATCACGGAAGACTGCGTGGTATCCATTTCACTACAAAAAAGACGACGCTTCACACGCGTGCGCAACTTAATCGTTCAAAACGGCCACAAGTTTTAAAGTAAGTAGTTTTAAGTATTGCTGTCACACCTTCGCTACACCCCCTTCCATCTTTCCTGCCAGTTCCCGTCCTCGACGCGCGATTGGCTGACTCCCCTCCTCCATTCATCATTAGCGTGAAAGAATTGGGAGGCAAAGTGGCGTAGTGTCAATAGAGGAAAAACGAAGAGTGAAACTCCGCGCTTTTCGGTTTCCCCCGTGAAGTATGACAGACGAttctcgattttatttttttttgttttggcaTCGGATTGATTTTTTGTgacaaaatcgtttgcattttgtTGTGACTATGAGAAAGCTTTTTCctttccccttcttttaaagAGAAGTAGACCGTTAAGTTGGATGAAATTCAactggtgaaaaaaaaatgaagcttttttttttttcatttgtgttttttaatggatgtttgtaaatgaaaaaaacattaaactgaAGAATCAACTTAAATAGTTGAATtgttaactgttttttttaaaccaataactggttactttaaaacaaatcaaTAGCGGAACTGATATTACCCCTTCCCCCGTTGTCACTAATggtaaaaagtttcttttatttaggTGTTTGCTCATTCCTTAAAATTCCGTTGATTGATATTAAAGGAAagcttaaagaaataatttagtatatttatctatatttttactttataagaataatttttaaattctctttctgATATTAAGTTTTGTGTTTGCACATGCACTATTCTCGGATTGAAGCACTTTGCGATTCTAATCAGTACACCCTCTtctgaactgaaatgaaatgaatacagtacactctcgaatACCAGCCTAATGTGGCCGAATAACAAAGTTTATGAACTTATTTCTTTGCCCGCCAATactagaagacaaagtttttataccaaaatttgcTGTTATAACacgtattttctcatttcttatagAGAACTAAGCCTCAATTTATCTCAAGCCAAATAGAATGTGAACACGATCGCTGCTCGGGGAATCATAGAAGTAGTCGAAGGTAACATGTCGAAAAATAGAAGACGCAGTACTATTAGTTTGTGTATGTTTATATATTGCACTGCATGCtgtaagaatttattagagaaaaagtaagttaaaggacacaaactgttcacattttaatacaaattctgTGATGCCTAAATAAAATGCAGGAAACattaacaaaacattaacgtaaatcataggcctaatttttaagaaaatgggctcaggctgattttatttttcactgataaatgatcaCACAGATCAGAAAAAGTATCCCCttagataagagtcaaaacttacagtttttagttagTTGTTTGGCAATGTTGACAATTCAACGCCTTGCCTTCTTCATTTaatcatgataaaagaaaactacgCCAGATAGTACGGAAGCTGGATAGTCATGAACCAAATACTCGGAAATATActctaatttaatttcacattttgaaattattttaacttaaacaagtaatatataaaaaaccaaattttaagtcaattcctactttggtcaacaattttttttttattttagttactttttattaaataattacaattgatataaatatgtatatacatatgacagaattacaatataaaGGGGCAAAATTGAGTTTGGAGACTATTTGACGACATGGCAACGCATTTGGCGACGAAATAGAAATTActgtacaaatttaattaattaattaatatttgaaaaaaaaactatattaatatcaagtgtcatccaccacaagttaaaaaaaatatatttgaacttgagtggatgaataaaaagtattttattatttttttaacgattgaaaatttgaacaagatatatatagagagagtgtgagctaatagtaggaattgaaaaaacagtaacaaaatattaatgattgactttagattattttgttattataataattttgtgaaaatatgtttttaatgactTGCGGCTTTATAATGTCTGTGTCTGCgcacaataattttttatgtggATTCTTGGtatttataaatgctatactaATTAAGTGAACATAATGAAACAAATAGGAACCTAGCCATTTCTACTTGATAaagttttaacataattttaatattttatgattcacagaattaataatttctataaatttatttatttgtccacAATACCAATAATATCCTTTTACGAATATGCCTGCAGCACCCTGTAGCTCCAGTGGTCTTAGGCAACTGCCTAGTCAGATATCGGTCCTGATTGTTTTTCTGAACGCATTCAGACTTGCTGGcttcaaaaattgagaaaaatcttttggaaatgaattatttttcttcaatattgcTGTTGTGTTTTCCTAATATGAATAATCTGTattcagttaaattaaaatgagaCAACCTTTTTGTTTTTTGCAACGTTTCCTCTCAGACAGCTGAAATAACGATATATTCTCCGTAAACCATTCTTCTCGtggtttttaattatatgatctGGATATACGTACAGGAAGAATTATATTACGGGGCGAGAAATTTCCTTTGTTATTTTTTCCATGCATTAGGGTTATCAGGAGTTTCATGTTTTACTGTGAGACAATTTATCTCTAAAGGAATcctttacttatataaatatgcaatatatgtaataaatgcaaGGTTTGATATtatacactggtgtgcaaaacttaagcaacaatgtacATTTTAAGCAGGTAGCCATGAAATTACAGAAAAGGGATTATTGCGATCAGTATAATGAACACacaattcagtagaaaggtgatggcattaaagacattcgctgcaagtgcaagtgagtttttttttgtgaaatatggctagaagaaatcACCTGGACGACTTCACTCGTggaagaatgatcggaaagctGGAGGAGGGGCGCAGTTTGACCAGTGTAGCTGAAGAGTTCGGAAAATCAGCAAAAGTGTCGTTTCGACGCTTGAAAAACCTTCCAAATAATAGGTATTGTTAGAAAGGTTGGTCGTGGCCGTCCTAGGAAAACAACTGCAGTGGATGATCGACATATCGCCCCTGCAGGTGAAAAGAGATAGATACCAGTCAGCAAGCGCTACTGCTCAGTAACTGTGTACAGCAACAGGGCGACAAGTGTCGCAGTTTACTGCTACCAGAAGTCTTTACAAAGGTGGCCTATACGCCCACTGTCGTACCACCGTGCATCCCTTCGAAAGTTGGCATTCGGTGGCACCGTTTAGAATGGTGTAAGGAGCACAAAAACTGAACATCTCATCAGTGGAGTCGTGTCCTCTTTACGGATGAAAGTCGATTCCGTGCCACAAGTGATTCTCAACGccagttgatttaaaaaaaggtcgGGACATAATTTCATCCCCTTAACATCATGGAAAGAAACCGCTAGGGTGGTCCTGGAGTTGTCGTCGGGGAG
The window above is part of the Argiope bruennichi chromosome 7, qqArgBrue1.1, whole genome shotgun sequence genome. Proteins encoded here:
- the LOC129976224 gene encoding netrin-1-like isoform X4; protein product: MLNLLLAIIFMSGFPSAHLLSYHGMFSAQSNPPPDPCYEEMSEPRRCIPDFVNAAFGKEVKASSECGSPPTRYCTTSTDDKGEVIRNCQICDASNPKRAHPTPYLTDLNNPNNVTCWMSEPFSQSLHNVSLTLSLGKKYELTYISLQFCNQKPDSLALYKSMDYGKTWHPFQFYSSQCRKMYGRQNRAVITKANEQEALCTDAQSNVEPITGARIAFSTLEGRPSAYDFDNSPVLQDWVTATDIKVVFNRLVGWTGNENETLGQTYFYAVSDFAVGGRCKCNGHASRCIHDRDGLLVCDCKHNTAGRDCERCKPFHFDRPWGRATAHEAHECVACNCNRHARRCRFNMELYKLSGRTSGGVCLKCRHNTAGRHCHYCKEGYYRDNTKPITDRKACKEIPRMVDVPKRVAGRQGNKCGDCPSARKRVNLNKFCKRDYVVQASVLSREAVGNWIKFTIHVMQVFKQGSAKVHRGTQFLWVSVTDLACKCPKIKVKQTYLILSKDSRQPEHPGLTADERSIVIEWKDDWARRMRRYQRRQRKGKCKN
- the LOC129976224 gene encoding netrin-1-like isoform X2, producing the protein MLNLLLAIIFMSGFPSAHLLSYHGMFSAQSNPPPDPCYEEMSEPRRCIPDFVNAAFGKEVKASSECGSPPTRYCTTSTDDKGEVIRNCQICDASNPKRAHPTPYLTDLNNPNNVTCWMSEPFSQSLHNVSLTLSLGKKYELTYISLQFCNQKPDSLALYKSMDYGKTWHPFQFYSSQCRKMYGRQNRAVITKANEQEALCTDAQSNVEPITGARIAFSTLEGRPSAYDFDNSPVLQDWVTATDIKVVFNRLVGWTGNENETLGQTYFYAVSDFAVGGRCKCNGHASRCIHDRDGLLVCDCKHNTAGRDCERCKPFHFDRPWGRATAHEAHECVACNCNRHARRCRFNMELYKLSGRTSGGVCLKCRHNTAGRHCHYCKEGYYRDNTKPITDRKACKACDCHPVGASGRTCNQTTGQCPCKDGVTGITCNRCAKGYQQSRSPIAPCIKIPRMVDVPKRVAGRQDKCGDCPSARKRVNLNKFCKRDYVVQASVLSREAVGNWIKFTIHVMQVFKQGSAKVHRGTQFLWVSVTDLACKCPKIKVKQTYLILSKDSRQPEHPGLTADERSIVIEWKDDWARRMRRYQRRQRKGKCKN
- the LOC129976224 gene encoding netrin-1-like isoform X1, producing the protein MLNLLLAIIFMSGFPSAHLLSYHGMFSAQSNPPPDPCYEEMSEPRRCIPDFVNAAFGKEVKASSECGSPPTRYCTTSTDDKGEVIRNCQICDASNPKRAHPTPYLTDLNNPNNVTCWMSEPFSQSLHNVSLTLSLGKKYELTYISLQFCNQKPDSLALYKSMDYGKTWHPFQFYSSQCRKMYGRQNRAVITKANEQEALCTDAQSNVEPITGARIAFSTLEGRPSAYDFDNSPVLQDWVTATDIKVVFNRLVGWTGNENETLGQTYFYAVSDFAVGGRCKCNGHASRCIHDRDGLLVCDCKHNTAGRDCERCKPFHFDRPWGRATAHEAHECVACNCNRHARRCRFNMELYKLSGRTSGGVCLKCRHNTAGRHCHYCKEGYYRDNTKPITDRKACKACDCHPVGASGRTCNQTTGQCPCKDGVTGITCNRCAKGYQQSRSPIAPCIKIPRMVDVPKRVAGRQGNKCGDCPSARKRVNLNKFCKRDYVVQASVLSREAVGNWIKFTIHVMQVFKQGSAKVHRGTQFLWVSVTDLACKCPKIKVKQTYLILSKDSRQPEHPGLTADERSIVIEWKDDWARRMRRYQRRQRKGKCKN
- the LOC129976224 gene encoding netrin-1-like isoform X3 — translated: MFSAQSNPPPDPCYEEMSEPRRCIPDFVNAAFGKEVKASSECGSPPTRYCTTSTDDKGEVIRNCQICDASNPKRAHPTPYLTDLNNPNNVTCWMSEPFSQSLHNVSLTLSLGKKYELTYISLQFCNQKPDSLALYKSMDYGKTWHPFQFYSSQCRKMYGRQNRAVITKANEQEALCTDAQSNVEPITGARIAFSTLEGRPSAYDFDNSPVLQDWVTATDIKVVFNRLVGWTGNENETLGQTYFYAVSDFAVGGRCKCNGHASRCIHDRDGLLVCDCKHNTAGRDCERCKPFHFDRPWGRATAHEAHECVACNCNRHARRCRFNMELYKLSGRTSGGVCLKCRHNTAGRHCHYCKEGYYRDNTKPITDRKACKACDCHPVGASGRTCNQTTGQCPCKDGVTGITCNRCAKGYQQSRSPIAPCIKIPRMVDVPKRVAGRQGNKCGDCPSARKRVNLNKFCKRDYVVQASVLSREAVGNWIKFTIHVMQVFKQGSAKVHRGTQFLWVSVTDLACKCPKIKVKQTYLILSKDSRQPEHPGLTADERSIVIEWKDDWARRMRRYQRRQRKGKCKN